From the genome of Deltaproteobacteria bacterium:
ATCTCCAGCCCCGCCACGAAGCGGCGGATACGCTCTTTCATCCGTCTGCACCTCCCTCATGGGATCCGGATCGCCGTGAAACCCGATTGTTGGCGACCGGTCGGTATCTTTCCCGAAACACGCGAAGCGTCCGCAGGGCACCGCGTTTGCCCTTCCTTCAAGCCCTCAGCGTCTGGATGTAGGCGTTGAGCTGCCGCTCGATCGCCCGGGGGAACCGGTTGTTCCGGGTCGCGACGTACAACGCGGTCGCGCCGTTGATGGAGGTGACGATGAAGTCGGCGACCTCCTTTATCCTTACGCCGGACTTGAGTTTGCCTTCGGATTTCGCCTCTTCCAGCCAGGAGGCCAGAAGGTCCGAGAACTGCATGAACCCCTCGACGATCCGGCCGCTCATCACGGAGGACTGGCCCGAGAGTTCGACGAGCATGTTGAAGAAGAAGCAGCCGCCCTCAAACACCTCCCCGCAACAGTAATCGCGGAGGTCGTTCTCGATCGTCCTGGCGATCCTGTCCAGCGGGTCGGAGACCTTCCGTACGCCCTTGAAAACGATCCCCCCCCAGATCTCGACCGCCCTCTCGTATGCGGCGTTCCAGA
Proteins encoded in this window:
- a CDS encoding TetR/AcrR family transcriptional regulator produces the protein FSVKGYYNTSISDIMAATGLTKGGLYAHFDSKEALWNAAYERAVEIWGGIVFKGVRKVSDPLDRIARTIENDLRDYCCGEVFEGGCFFFNMLVELSGQSSVMSGRIVEGFMQFSDLLASWLEEAKSEGKLKSGVRIKEVADFIVTSINGATALYVATRNNRFPRAIERQLNAYIQTLRA